From Prosthecobacter sp., the proteins below share one genomic window:
- a CDS encoding ABC transporter permease subunit translates to MSPRTTGITFIAYAALGALFRGLSLSVPVFKVPFLGGSWLGWILLAVFALTGGWLLWLGQTQWHWSPLTLKQLRRFREIKRGHASFLVLLALVGVGSLDSLIVGKRALVVRYEGKFYFPFVTDVKPATTFGLKDESETDYRELQRQFHESKSANWVLMPIVPYDPKLDTPETIEEVVLREGVAYRASETKPFDGRAYTLFRDKPQQKRQEWVFRHGLKQGEMLGWDVNNEQVEKATFDKGTRVTYTDFTDGKAGALASQASETMRTVVYPPSPPSWAHRHFLGTTSMGGDVLAILYGGWQQAIIASILFVTFVFVVGVAAGGLLGYFGGVLDLVGMRLIEIWSVLPFLFIVMIVSSIISPNLFLLVVIISLFSWMGTTIYIRTAAMKEKARDYVASARLLGASTGRIIFKHILPNSIAILVTLAPFEVSAIITSLAALDYLGFGLPPEEPSWGRLLHEGTEDFNYPWIVSSAFVAMTTVLVLVTFVGEAVREAFDPKKFTTYR, encoded by the coding sequence ATGTCTCCCCGCACCACCGGCATCACCTTTATTGCTTATGCGGCACTTGGCGCGTTGTTTCGCGGGCTGTCGTTGTCTGTGCCGGTGTTCAAGGTGCCATTTCTTGGCGGTTCGTGGCTGGGATGGATTTTGCTCGCAGTCTTCGCGCTGACAGGCGGCTGGTTGCTCTGGCTCGGTCAAACGCAGTGGCATTGGAGTCCACTGACCTTGAAACAACTTCGTCGCTTCCGTGAGATCAAGCGCGGGCATGCCTCCTTCCTGGTTCTACTCGCTCTGGTAGGGGTGGGATCACTCGACAGCCTGATCGTGGGCAAGCGTGCGCTCGTCGTCCGCTATGAGGGCAAGTTTTACTTCCCGTTCGTCACCGACGTGAAGCCTGCGACCACGTTTGGCCTCAAAGACGAGTCGGAGACGGATTATCGCGAGCTGCAGCGCCAGTTCCACGAGTCCAAATCAGCGAACTGGGTGCTGATGCCCATCGTGCCGTATGATCCGAAGCTCGACACGCCGGAGACCATCGAGGAGGTCGTTTTGCGTGAGGGTGTGGCTTATCGGGCGAGTGAAACCAAACCTTTCGATGGCCGCGCTTACACGCTGTTTCGCGACAAGCCGCAGCAGAAGCGCCAGGAGTGGGTCTTCCGTCATGGTTTGAAGCAGGGTGAGATGCTTGGCTGGGATGTGAACAACGAGCAGGTGGAGAAAGCCACCTTCGACAAGGGCACCCGCGTCACCTACACCGACTTCACCGATGGCAAAGCAGGTGCGCTGGCGTCGCAAGCCTCTGAAACCATGCGAACCGTGGTTTATCCGCCTTCACCACCCTCGTGGGCGCATCGGCATTTCCTCGGCACGACTTCGATGGGTGGAGATGTGCTCGCCATCCTTTATGGCGGCTGGCAGCAGGCGATCATCGCTTCGATCCTGTTTGTGACCTTCGTTTTCGTTGTGGGTGTCGCGGCGGGTGGTTTGCTCGGCTACTTCGGCGGCGTGCTGGACCTCGTGGGCATGAGATTGATCGAGATCTGGTCGGTGCTGCCGTTCCTGTTCATCGTGATGATCGTCAGCTCGATCATCAGTCCGAATCTGTTTCTGCTGGTGGTCATCATCTCGCTGTTCAGTTGGATGGGCACCACGATCTACATCCGCACGGCGGCCATGAAGGAGAAAGCGCGTGATTATGTCGCCTCCGCACGGCTTCTCGGTGCCAGCACGGGTCGCATCATCTTCAAACACATCCTGCCAAACAGCATCGCCATCCTTGTGACGCTCGCGCCCTTTGAAGTGTCGGCCATCATCACCTCGCTGGCCGCATTGGATTACCTCGGCTTCGGTCTGCCGCCGGAAGAACCAAGCTGGGGCCGCCTGCTGCATGAAGGCACCGAGGACTTCAATTACCCCTGGATTGTCAGCAGCGCCTTCGTGGCGATGACCACCGTGCTCGTGCTCGTCACCTTCGTCGGTGAAGCCGTGCGCGAGGCCTTTGATCCGAAGAAATTCACGACTTACCGATGA
- a CDS encoding retropepsin-like aspartic protease, with the protein MNYPYLLMGLRLAQAVCLMVCVMGCAESFAIKNEAVPVEMERQLQAQAVPASEINVTKGGLSVRTHSVPPPEGVLKVPMYYENGIPHIKVSLNGRKPKKFMLDTGATFSVFDAEQAVEYGLRTVPQVRPTMAGVLGREPGMAALIPTVQIGPWRLENLPCIVRMQRTAWGTGILKEHLGISVLGVHLAANHCKYLTLDFLKEEVEFGFTRSYPGQQRRHLHKTSFSMKNGVPTTVLKYGKVAWEAVVDSGSVFGVQLDQRVAQVLGYKDGGWHVGGNYLITGVGGAQTPDQAKVRVLEFMALGLFGSYYPFAEVDVMPGPSRLGTYLLEDYRVTLDFERKLLWIEWG; encoded by the coding sequence ATGAATTATCCGTATCTCCTCATGGGTCTGCGCTTGGCGCAGGCAGTTTGCCTGATGGTGTGCGTGATGGGGTGCGCGGAGTCGTTTGCGATCAAGAACGAGGCGGTGCCGGTGGAGATGGAGCGGCAGCTTCAGGCACAGGCAGTGCCTGCCTCCGAGATCAATGTGACCAAAGGTGGGCTGAGTGTGCGCACCCACAGCGTGCCGCCGCCGGAGGGTGTGCTGAAGGTGCCGATGTACTACGAAAACGGGATTCCACACATCAAGGTCAGTCTTAACGGGCGCAAACCGAAGAAGTTTATGCTCGATACCGGGGCGACCTTCAGCGTGTTCGATGCGGAGCAGGCGGTGGAGTATGGGCTGCGGACGGTGCCACAGGTGCGTCCGACCATGGCCGGCGTGCTGGGCCGTGAACCTGGCATGGCAGCGTTGATTCCCACAGTGCAGATCGGCCCTTGGAGGCTGGAAAACCTGCCATGCATCGTGCGCATGCAGCGCACGGCGTGGGGAACCGGCATTTTGAAGGAGCACCTGGGCATCTCTGTGCTCGGCGTGCATCTGGCGGCGAACCACTGCAAATACCTGACGCTCGATTTTTTGAAGGAGGAGGTCGAGTTTGGCTTTACCCGCAGTTATCCGGGCCAGCAGCGCAGGCATCTGCACAAGACGAGCTTCAGCATGAAAAACGGCGTGCCGACGACGGTGTTGAAGTATGGCAAGGTTGCCTGGGAAGCTGTGGTCGATTCCGGCTCTGTCTTTGGCGTGCAGCTTGATCAACGGGTGGCCCAAGTGCTCGGGTACAAGGATGGTGGCTGGCATGTGGGTGGAAACTACCTGATCACTGGCGTTGGCGGTGCGCAGACGCCGGATCAAGCGAAGGTGCGGGTGCTGGAGTTCATGGCACTCGGCTTGTTCGGATCGTACTACCCATTTGCCGAGGTGGACGTGATGCCGGGGCCGTCGCGTCTCGGAACCTACCTGTTGGAGGACTACCGCGTGACGTTGGACTTTGAGCGCAAACTGCTGTGGATCGAGTGGGGTTGA
- a CDS encoding TAT-variant-translocated molybdopterin oxidoreductase, with translation MKRIWKHPEEPQNAKRYVRSVAELDRREDFLKNLGREFPAGDTLTEEERENGRREFLKIMGASVGMMGLASCRRPLTTILPYTQHVEWMIPGKPLLYATTMPRSGGATPLVVATHEGRPTHVTGNPLHPLGGGVDSFAQASVLDLYDPERSQKPLGAGKELSWAKANDLIAAAIADAKKTSGASLGIVAGATTSPTYVRLLAEVKAAYPQVKLFQYEAVGGEGLAAANKEILGAGVKPFVKLGSAMRILSLDCDFLGVDPVAGEPIAAFTKHRAKDAKTADMNRLYVLENRYTLTGGMADHRKPLAASLIPVAAALIASELGDASAKALADTAPAGLKEWIAPAVRDLIDNKGRAVVLAGSRYGAEVHAFVASINNALGAYGSTIELLQDSPAPEMGGFAELQAAVSGGQIKTLVSLTPASLYYDAPDAEAFAKLITEKGVKLVHVGMLKNHTARHAALHIPSAHYLETWGDARAADGTYSIVQPMIAPLFDGASKIEVLLALLGRKKLGPVEVAAPAAAPAAGAAPVPAAVPAAPVEDAAYTAVRDTFAVVSGGLDETKWNFTLRDGFLKGSVFAKASAAPNVAAVAGIVAKAAPAAAPTDDSLEVVLVADSSVFDGRYTNNAWLQEAPDPVTKLTWDNAAWIGSVTFRRLGLKEGQNVKISVGGAEIEIPAIEAPGHVSNSITLPLGYGQKGVGTVGSKRGVNAYVLRKQPGTFVLGGAKIEVLPTVAELAITQDQNTMEGRAVYREGTLDTFNKDAAFAQKTGMDGHIPENISFYKGQVGVRSEENPAGFDYETKHQWGMTIDLSKCIGCTACIVACQSENNIPVVGKDQVRKGRVMQWIRMDRYFAVPKWGKNEVAQESTYAVDDPTPEQLENAEMVHQPLACQQCESAPCETVCPVNATVHTDDGLNAMAYNRCIGTRYCANNCPYTARRFNWFDYNKRNPLIDTTVLGMKVGNLYAGPLGEKKEDESLRLQRNPNVTVRMRGVIEKCTYCVQRIETAKILQKQVQRDSKNFRVPTDSVKTACQQSCPADAIVFGDLADPKSAVVKSKASPRDYQLLKYIGTRPRTSYLARLRNPNKNMPGAENIAVWSNNQF, from the coding sequence ATGAAACGCATTTGGAAGCATCCCGAGGAGCCGCAGAACGCCAAGCGCTACGTGCGCAGTGTCGCCGAACTGGATCGTCGTGAAGATTTCCTCAAAAACCTGGGTCGCGAGTTTCCCGCTGGCGACACTCTGACCGAAGAAGAACGCGAAAACGGTCGCCGTGAGTTTTTGAAAATCATGGGTGCCAGCGTGGGCATGATGGGTCTGGCAAGCTGCCGCCGTCCGCTGACCACAATCCTGCCGTACACCCAGCATGTGGAGTGGATGATTCCGGGCAAGCCGCTCCTCTACGCCACCACGATGCCGCGCAGCGGTGGTGCCACGCCTCTGGTTGTCGCTACGCACGAAGGCCGTCCGACGCACGTCACGGGCAATCCGCTCCACCCACTCGGTGGTGGTGTGGACAGCTTCGCCCAAGCTTCCGTGCTCGATCTTTACGATCCTGAGCGCTCCCAGAAGCCTCTTGGTGCTGGCAAGGAACTCTCCTGGGCCAAGGCGAACGACTTGATTGCTGCTGCGATCGCGGACGCCAAAAAAACCTCCGGTGCCAGCTTGGGCATCGTCGCGGGTGCCACGACTTCGCCGACTTATGTGCGTCTGCTTGCTGAAGTGAAGGCCGCTTACCCACAGGTGAAGCTGTTTCAATACGAAGCCGTCGGTGGCGAAGGTTTGGCCGCAGCGAACAAGGAAATCCTTGGCGCGGGTGTGAAGCCCTTCGTGAAGCTCGGCTCTGCGATGCGCATCCTCTCGTTGGACTGCGATTTCCTCGGTGTTGACCCGGTTGCAGGCGAACCGATCGCCGCCTTCACGAAGCATCGTGCCAAGGACGCCAAAACGGCGGACATGAACCGCCTCTACGTTCTTGAAAATCGTTACACTCTTACTGGCGGCATGGCCGATCATCGCAAGCCGCTCGCGGCCAGCTTGATCCCGGTTGCTGCGGCATTGATCGCCTCGGAATTGGGAGACGCCTCCGCCAAAGCGCTCGCCGACACGGCTCCTGCCGGTCTTAAAGAATGGATCGCTCCGGCGGTTCGCGATTTGATCGACAACAAGGGCAGGGCTGTTGTTCTCGCGGGTTCCCGCTATGGTGCCGAAGTTCACGCGTTCGTCGCTTCGATCAACAATGCTCTCGGTGCCTACGGTTCGACGATCGAACTGCTCCAAGACAGCCCGGCTCCCGAAATGGGTGGCTTCGCCGAGCTTCAGGCCGCCGTTTCCGGCGGTCAGATCAAGACTCTCGTTTCCCTCACTCCTGCCAGCCTTTACTACGACGCACCGGACGCCGAGGCGTTCGCGAAGCTCATCACTGAAAAAGGCGTGAAGCTTGTTCACGTCGGCATGCTCAAGAACCACACGGCACGCCACGCGGCGCTGCACATCCCGTCGGCGCATTATCTGGAAACATGGGGCGATGCTCGTGCCGCTGATGGCACCTACTCCATCGTTCAGCCGATGATTGCTCCACTGTTTGATGGTGCGAGCAAGATTGAAGTTCTCCTCGCTCTGCTGGGCCGCAAAAAACTGGGTCCAGTCGAAGTTGCAGCCCCCGCCGCTGCTCCTGCGGCAGGTGCGGCTCCGGTCCCGGCGGCAGTTCCCGCCGCTCCGGTCGAAGACGCTGCTTACACGGCAGTTCGCGACACCTTTGCCGTAGTTTCCGGTGGTCTTGACGAAACGAAGTGGAATTTCACCCTGCGTGACGGCTTCCTCAAAGGCTCCGTCTTCGCCAAAGCCAGCGCTGCGCCGAATGTCGCCGCCGTTGCCGGAATCGTTGCCAAGGCTGCGCCTGCTGCGGCTCCGACCGATGATTCGCTCGAAGTGGTGCTCGTCGCTGACTCCAGCGTGTTTGATGGCCGTTACACCAACAACGCCTGGCTCCAGGAAGCTCCCGATCCCGTGACGAAACTCACTTGGGATAACGCGGCGTGGATCGGTTCCGTCACGTTCCGCCGTCTGGGCCTCAAGGAAGGCCAGAACGTCAAGATTTCCGTCGGTGGCGCTGAAATCGAAATCCCGGCCATTGAAGCGCCGGGCCATGTTTCCAATTCTATCACGCTGCCCCTTGGCTACGGTCAGAAGGGCGTCGGCACTGTCGGCAGCAAGCGTGGTGTGAACGCGTATGTGCTGCGCAAGCAGCCCGGCACGTTTGTCTTGGGCGGTGCGAAGATCGAAGTGCTTCCTACCGTCGCTGAACTCGCCATCACGCAGGATCAGAACACGATGGAAGGCCGCGCGGTGTATCGCGAAGGCACGCTCGACACTTTCAACAAGGACGCGGCGTTTGCGCAGAAGACCGGCATGGACGGGCACATCCCGGAAAACATTTCCTTCTACAAAGGCCAGGTCGGCGTGCGTTCTGAGGAGAACCCCGCCGGTTTCGACTACGAGACCAAGCATCAGTGGGGCATGACCATCGATCTCAGCAAGTGCATCGGTTGCACGGCGTGCATCGTTGCCTGCCAGAGCGAAAACAACATTCCAGTCGTTGGCAAAGACCAGGTTCGCAAAGGCCGCGTGATGCAGTGGATCCGCATGGACCGCTATTTCGCCGTGCCGAAGTGGGGCAAGAACGAAGTCGCCCAGGAAAGCACGTATGCCGTTGATGATCCGACGCCTGAGCAGCTCGAGAACGCTGAGATGGTGCACCAGCCTCTCGCCTGTCAGCAGTGTGAATCCGCGCCGTGCGAAACCGTTTGTCCGGTGAACGCCACCGTTCACACCGACGACGGTCTCAACGCGATGGCCTACAATCGCTGCATCGGCACGCGCTACTGCGCGAACAACTGCCCCTACACCGCCCGTCGCTTCAACTGGTTCGACTATAACAAGCGCAACCCGCTGATCGATACAACCGTGCTCGGCATGAAAGTCGGCAATCTTTACGCCGGACCTCTGGGCGAGAAGAAGGAAGACGAAAGCCTCCGCCTCCAGCGCAACCCGAACGTCACCGTCCGGATGCGTGGTGTCATCGAGAAGTGTACGTATTGCGTGCAGCGCATCGAGACCGCCAAGATCCTGCAGAAGCAGGTGCAGCGCGATTCGAAGAACTTCCGCGTGCCCACCGACAGTGTCAAAACCGCCTGCCAGCAGTCCTGCCCGGCCGACGCCATCGTCTTTGGTGACCTGGCCGATCCGAAATCCGCCGTCGTCAAATCGAAGGCATCGCCGCGTGATTACCAGTTGCTCAAATACATCGGCACACGCCCGCGCACGAGCTACCTCGCCCGGCTGCGCAATCCGAACAAGAACATGCCCGGCGCGGAAAACATCGCCGTGTGGAGCAACAATCAATTCTAA
- a CDS encoding extracellular solute-binding protein gives MISFARKAALISCAALVVSCSDSDDTRFPPYDNTEEVTAYWKSKPDFFQWKTPADLPASLKWENAADVPEFGDPRAKKGGTFHDWHPTFPPTFRKVGPDASNTFRGEHHDNIEISLITRHPDEDVWIPGLAKEWAVSEDRKTVYFRLQDKLTYSDGQPVEVEDFFMTFFVMTSTHLKDPWYNDWYTKEYAGITKFDDRTFSITIPEPKPDPIWYAMIPPSPQHFYRELGPDFPARYQWRICPVTGAYVIDPALMKRGRSITLSRVKDWWARDLKHYRYIFNCDFLEYKIIASQDKAFEMFRQGQFDYYLAGLPRYWYDKAEVPEIYNGYIERHMFYNEYPQVTWGIRINESKPPLDNLDVRLGINYAMNFQKVIDVDFRGDKTRMNSTVSGFGKFTNPDLRARPYDPVKAREHFAKAGFTKAGPNGILQNAEGKKLSFTLTTFNSGTITPIMLRLKEEAKKAGLEINVEGLDSTQMYKKLDQKNHEMGFAGFGAQPPYPRFWDDYHSANAFKIGKDGKREIVTDTNNMTQTADPALDPLIDQHRKAKTEEEVQRLSWQLAKLIEDRACTIPAWESPFYRYMTWRWVRWPEKGNARKSREPMDAHMFWIDEDVKRETKEAIRTGRDFGETLRVFDANKAK, from the coding sequence ATGATTTCATTCGCTCGCAAAGCTGCTCTCATCAGCTGTGCCGCACTTGTTGTTTCTTGCTCTGACTCAGACGACACGCGCTTCCCGCCTTACGACAACACCGAGGAAGTGACCGCTTACTGGAAATCGAAGCCGGACTTCTTCCAGTGGAAGACGCCTGCTGATCTTCCAGCGAGTCTGAAATGGGAAAACGCCGCCGATGTGCCGGAGTTTGGCGATCCGCGCGCAAAGAAAGGCGGCACCTTCCACGACTGGCACCCGACCTTCCCACCGACGTTCCGCAAAGTCGGCCCAGATGCGAGCAACACCTTCCGTGGCGAGCATCATGACAACATCGAGATCAGCCTCATCACGCGTCATCCTGATGAGGACGTCTGGATTCCCGGCTTGGCGAAGGAATGGGCCGTCTCCGAAGACCGCAAGACGGTGTATTTCCGCCTCCAGGACAAGCTGACCTATTCCGACGGGCAGCCTGTCGAGGTGGAGGACTTCTTCATGACCTTCTTCGTCATGACCAGCACGCACCTGAAGGACCCTTGGTACAATGACTGGTACACGAAGGAGTATGCTGGGATCACCAAGTTCGACGATCGCACCTTCTCGATCACGATTCCGGAGCCCAAACCAGACCCCATCTGGTATGCGATGATTCCACCCAGCCCGCAACACTTCTACCGTGAACTCGGACCTGACTTCCCAGCACGCTATCAGTGGCGCATCTGTCCGGTGACCGGGGCTTATGTGATCGACCCCGCTTTGATGAAGCGTGGTCGCTCCATCACGCTGAGCCGGGTCAAAGACTGGTGGGCGCGCGATTTGAAGCACTATCGTTACATCTTCAATTGCGACTTCCTGGAGTACAAGATCATCGCCAGCCAGGACAAAGCCTTCGAGATGTTCCGCCAGGGCCAGTTTGACTACTATCTCGCCGGCCTGCCACGCTACTGGTATGACAAGGCGGAAGTCCCCGAGATCTACAACGGCTACATTGAGCGGCACATGTTTTACAACGAGTACCCGCAGGTCACTTGGGGCATCCGCATCAACGAAAGCAAACCGCCGCTCGACAACCTCGATGTGCGCCTCGGCATCAACTACGCAATGAACTTCCAGAAGGTGATCGATGTGGATTTCCGTGGCGACAAGACGCGCATGAACAGCACGGTGTCAGGCTTCGGCAAGTTCACCAATCCTGATCTCCGCGCCCGGCCCTACGATCCGGTGAAAGCTCGTGAGCACTTCGCCAAGGCCGGCTTCACCAAGGCTGGACCCAATGGCATCTTGCAAAACGCGGAGGGCAAAAAACTTTCCTTCACGCTTACCACCTTCAACTCCGGCACCATCACGCCGATCATGCTGCGCCTGAAGGAAGAGGCCAAAAAGGCGGGATTGGAGATCAATGTCGAGGGGCTCGACTCCACGCAGATGTACAAGAAGCTCGACCAGAAGAACCACGAAATGGGTTTTGCCGGATTCGGAGCGCAGCCGCCTTATCCGCGCTTCTGGGACGACTATCACAGCGCCAACGCCTTCAAAATCGGCAAGGACGGCAAGCGCGAGATCGTCACCGACACCAACAACATGACGCAGACTGCCGATCCTGCGCTTGATCCGCTCATCGACCAGCATCGCAAGGCGAAGACCGAGGAAGAAGTGCAGCGTCTCTCCTGGCAGCTCGCCAAGCTCATCGAAGACCGTGCCTGCACCATCCCGGCCTGGGAATCACCGTTTTATCGCTACATGACCTGGCGCTGGGTGCGGTGGCCTGAGAAAGGCAATGCGCGCAAAAGCCGCGAGCCGATGGATGCCCACATGTTCTGGATCGATGAAGATGTGAAACGTGAAACCAAGGAAGCCATCCGCACCGGGCGCGACTTTGGCGAAACCCTGCGCGTCTTTGACGCCAACAAAGCGAAATGA
- a CDS encoding ABC transporter permease codes for MRDYFIRRFLLIIPTLIGATMVVFFITRVTPGGPLEAALRQAAAQQGDRGMKDAGASLSEEQKEEMAAYYGFDRSFFPAYLAWLGILPKEGDKQFIKFAKDKQEMPVTLQELLPRDQWKPNNAYRTTQAKVTRDGKLSADDASGLKEWQTRAEKEKERVQVFRPKFDGLLQGNLGISTRYNEYVWDMIRERMPISIFYGLVTFIISYLVCIPLGILKAIKHRTVIDNASSILIFVGYSIPGFVLASVLVVYLAARLNWFPTGGFVSENFASLTVGGKAWDVMHHAVLPLICYMVGSFAFMTMLVKNNLMDNLAADYVRTAVAKGAGFKRAVLVHALRNSLIPLATTLGHIVSIFVAGSTLIELIFEINGFGLLGYYSLLDRDYPLVMGILVVDVVLLMLGNILSDYFVALTDPRVRFD; via the coding sequence ATGCGCGATTACTTCATCCGCCGCTTCCTGCTGATCATTCCGACGTTGATCGGAGCGACGATGGTGGTGTTTTTTATCACGCGGGTGACTCCGGGCGGACCGCTGGAAGCCGCGCTGCGACAGGCGGCGGCGCAGCAGGGGGATCGCGGCATGAAGGACGCGGGGGCCTCGCTCAGTGAGGAGCAAAAGGAGGAGATGGCGGCCTATTATGGCTTCGACCGGTCGTTCTTTCCCGCCTACCTCGCCTGGCTGGGCATTCTGCCAAAGGAAGGTGACAAGCAGTTCATCAAGTTCGCCAAAGACAAGCAGGAGATGCCTGTGACTCTTCAAGAGTTGCTGCCGCGTGACCAATGGAAGCCGAACAACGCCTACCGGACCACGCAGGCCAAGGTGACTCGTGATGGCAAGCTGTCCGCCGATGACGCCAGCGGCCTAAAAGAGTGGCAAACTCGTGCCGAGAAAGAAAAAGAACGTGTACAGGTTTTCCGCCCGAAGTTTGACGGCCTGCTACAAGGCAACCTGGGCATCTCGACGCGCTACAACGAGTATGTCTGGGACATGATCCGCGAGCGCATGCCGATCTCGATTTTCTACGGGCTGGTCACCTTCATCATCAGCTATCTCGTCTGCATTCCGCTGGGTATTTTGAAGGCCATCAAGCACCGTACGGTGATCGACAATGCGAGCTCGATCCTCATCTTCGTGGGCTACTCTATCCCCGGCTTCGTGCTGGCGAGCGTGCTCGTGGTGTATCTTGCCGCGCGGCTGAACTGGTTCCCCACGGGCGGCTTTGTCAGTGAAAATTTCGCCTCGCTCACGGTCGGCGGCAAAGCCTGGGATGTGATGCATCACGCGGTGCTGCCACTGATCTGCTACATGGTCGGCAGCTTCGCCTTCATGACGATGCTGGTGAAAAACAACCTCATGGACAACCTCGCCGCCGATTACGTCCGCACGGCGGTGGCGAAGGGCGCGGGCTTCAAGCGCGCGGTGCTCGTTCATGCGCTGCGGAACTCGCTCATCCCGCTGGCGACGACGCTGGGACACATCGTCTCGATCTTTGTGGCTGGCTCGACGCTCATTGAACTTATCTTCGAGATCAACGGCTTCGGCCTGCTCGGCTATTACAGCTTGCTGGATCGAGACTACCCCTTGGTGATGGGCATCCTGGTCGTGGATGTCGTGTTGCTCATGCTGGGCAACATCCTCTCCGATTACTTCGTCGCGCTCACTGATCCACGCGTTCGCTTTGACTAA
- a CDS encoding cytochrome c3 family protein yields the protein MGNFFPRWTNWLPLKVAIAVVFIAFGVSVGVAYYFTPKYTRVGYEPTQPVPFSHKIHASQLGLDCRYCHSFAESSSHANVPTNQTCFNCHGPGKGNIRSNSPNLALVVKANETGKSIPWVKVHKAPDYVYFNHSAHLNRGISCVSCHGKINEMEVVRHDQPQSMGWCLDCHRNPEKNLRPLEFVTNLNYKAGDLKRADFYKGLLDKKIPAGEIATVIAGESGKADSLEQLLALAEKTYGKEVTQTEVGTQIKKHWQIQPPESCTACHR from the coding sequence ATGGGTAACTTTTTTCCGCGTTGGACCAACTGGCTGCCGCTCAAGGTAGCCATTGCCGTCGTGTTCATTGCCTTTGGCGTGAGTGTCGGCGTCGCCTATTACTTCACACCGAAATACACGCGCGTGGGTTATGAACCGACGCAGCCGGTGCCCTTCTCGCACAAGATTCACGCCAGCCAGCTCGGCCTCGACTGTCGCTACTGTCATTCGTTCGCAGAAAGCTCCAGCCACGCGAACGTGCCGACCAACCAGACCTGCTTCAACTGCCACGGTCCGGGCAAGGGCAACATCCGCAGCAACTCACCCAACCTCGCGCTCGTCGTGAAGGCCAACGAAACCGGCAAGTCCATCCCGTGGGTAAAAGTTCACAAGGCACCTGATTACGTTTACTTCAATCACAGCGCGCACCTCAACCGCGGCATCTCCTGCGTCTCCTGCCACGGCAAGATCAATGAGATGGAAGTCGTCCGCCACGACCAGCCGCAGTCCATGGGCTGGTGCCTTGACTGCCACCGCAATCCTGAGAAGAACCTGCGTCCGCTCGAATTCGTCACCAATCTGAACTACAAGGCCGGCGATCTGAAGCGCGCCGACTTTTATAAAGGCCTGCTCGACAAAAAGATCCCGGCTGGCGAGATCGCCACCGTGATCGCTGGCGAGAGCGGCAAGGCAGACAGCCTTGAGCAACTCCTCGCACTCGCCGAGAAAACTTACGGCAAAGAAGTGACCCAGACTGAAGTGGGCACCCAGATCAAGAAGCACTGGCAGATTCAGCCGCCGGAATCCTGCACCGCCTGCCACCGCTAA